One window of Akkermansia biwaensis genomic DNA carries:
- a CDS encoding alpha-N-acetylglucosaminidase, with product MATLPLRTLFGTLLALCCMHAGYSLSPEEREAARSVMERTVPALKAVPGKLKLEAVKQENGCDVFETESSGGVLTVRGSSGTALCRGFYDFLKTNGLGMVAWDNKDIRWPARIPDTPRRRVASPFRHHYYFNAVTYGYTMPYWTWERWEREIDWMALHGIDMPLALAATEGIAVRVWKRLGLTQKEIDEFYTGPAHLPWQRMGNLVNHDGILNDNWHRDQIAMQHNILRRMKSLGMKPVCPAFSGFVPQGIRRLYPEAKLHRLGWGGWPQKNAAHFLSPEDPLFLHIGSLYMEEWQKEFGKNTYYLADSFNEMELPVNTDDPKTRDQMLSALGEQVYRSISSVNPDAVWVMQGWMFGYQRHIWNADSLKALLSKVPDDQMLLLDLAADYNKTFWHNGMNWDVFKGFFNKPWVYSVIPNMGGKCAMTGVIDFYANGHLEALESASKGKLAGMGMAPEGIENNDVLYELVTDAAWRDRRENVEQWLENYCRARYGACPDSLKTAWSLFRSTAYSNLKDHPRFNWQLKPGARSSSVDASEDFLRGLALFVNTEGLEHSPLFRQDAVEMAVHYLGIRMHEAIQAALEALDEQNPEHAEKCMARFREYALQADALLESHPTWRLSRWISFARAHGKTGEEKDAYEENARRLVTIWGPPVNDYAAKLWSGLIRDYYLPRWEHFFQNRLKDKAPDMEAWEEAWVHSHGVSPARRPGDIIRACRQYVREAKPLPLSLKGGGSGSAIGNWTPAEVSTEWKWVAWPVSPDDLKNLRGVRFTYTSGRHALEIEQVELVGDGRMIDGRRHAGLAGKPSRENCYQLSLPEGVHANNGLLIRAKVRTVGGNDSRGKIELLKKNG from the coding sequence ATGGCGACACTTCCTTTGCGTACCTTGTTCGGGACGCTGCTGGCCTTATGCTGCATGCATGCCGGCTACTCCCTTTCACCGGAAGAACGGGAGGCGGCCCGTTCCGTCATGGAACGGACCGTCCCCGCCCTGAAAGCCGTCCCCGGCAAACTCAAGCTGGAAGCCGTCAAACAGGAAAACGGCTGTGATGTTTTTGAGACGGAGTCCTCCGGCGGGGTCCTGACCGTACGCGGCAGCAGCGGAACGGCCCTTTGCCGCGGATTTTACGATTTTCTCAAAACAAACGGACTGGGCATGGTTGCCTGGGATAACAAGGACATCCGCTGGCCGGCCCGGATTCCGGATACCCCCCGGCGCAGGGTTGCCTCCCCGTTCCGCCATCATTATTACTTCAATGCCGTCACTTACGGCTATACCATGCCCTACTGGACATGGGAACGCTGGGAGCGGGAAATCGACTGGATGGCCCTGCACGGCATCGACATGCCCCTGGCCCTGGCGGCAACGGAAGGAATTGCCGTCCGCGTATGGAAGCGCCTGGGCCTCACGCAAAAGGAAATAGATGAATTTTACACAGGTCCGGCCCATTTGCCGTGGCAGAGGATGGGCAATCTTGTCAACCATGACGGCATCCTGAACGACAACTGGCACCGGGACCAGATCGCCATGCAGCACAACATCCTCCGCAGGATGAAATCCCTGGGCATGAAACCCGTTTGTCCGGCATTCTCCGGCTTTGTCCCCCAGGGAATCAGGCGTCTTTATCCGGAGGCAAAACTTCACCGTTTGGGCTGGGGCGGATGGCCTCAAAAAAACGCGGCCCATTTCCTTTCTCCGGAAGATCCCCTTTTCCTCCACATAGGGAGCCTGTACATGGAAGAATGGCAGAAGGAATTCGGAAAAAACACTTATTATCTGGCGGATTCCTTCAACGAAATGGAGCTTCCCGTAAATACGGACGACCCGAAAACCCGCGATCAAATGCTCAGCGCGTTGGGAGAACAGGTGTACCGTTCCATTTCCTCCGTTAATCCGGATGCGGTCTGGGTCATGCAGGGATGGATGTTCGGATACCAGCGCCACATTTGGAACGCAGACTCGCTGAAAGCGCTGCTCAGCAAGGTTCCGGATGATCAAATGCTCCTTCTGGACCTGGCTGCGGATTATAACAAGACATTCTGGCACAACGGGATGAACTGGGATGTATTCAAAGGTTTCTTCAACAAGCCCTGGGTGTACAGCGTTATTCCCAACATGGGAGGCAAGTGCGCGATGACGGGCGTGATTGATTTTTATGCCAACGGCCATCTGGAAGCCCTGGAATCGGCCTCTAAAGGGAAGCTTGCCGGCATGGGCATGGCGCCGGAAGGAATAGAGAACAATGACGTCCTTTACGAACTGGTTACGGACGCCGCATGGCGGGACCGCAGGGAAAACGTGGAACAATGGCTGGAAAACTATTGCCGGGCCAGGTACGGGGCATGCCCGGATTCGTTAAAAACAGCTTGGAGCCTCTTCCGCAGCACGGCTTACTCCAATCTGAAAGACCACCCGCGTTTCAACTGGCAGTTGAAACCCGGCGCCCGCAGCAGTTCCGTCGATGCCAGTGAAGATTTTCTCCGGGGCCTGGCCTTGTTCGTCAATACGGAGGGGCTGGAACATTCCCCCCTGTTCCGGCAGGATGCCGTTGAAATGGCGGTCCACTACCTTGGAATACGCATGCACGAGGCCATCCAGGCCGCCCTGGAAGCTTTGGACGAACAAAACCCTGAACATGCGGAGAAGTGCATGGCACGCTTCCGCGAATATGCCCTTCAGGCGGACGCCCTTCTGGAAAGCCATCCTACGTGGCGGCTGTCACGCTGGATATCCTTTGCCCGGGCCCACGGAAAAACCGGGGAGGAAAAAGACGCCTATGAGGAAAACGCCAGACGCCTGGTCACCATTTGGGGGCCGCCCGTAAACGATTATGCCGCAAAGTTATGGAGCGGCCTCATACGCGATTATTACCTGCCGCGCTGGGAGCATTTTTTCCAAAACAGGCTCAAGGACAAAGCTCCGGACATGGAGGCATGGGAAGAAGCCTGGGTCCATTCCCACGGAGTGAGCCCCGCGCGCCGCCCCGGCGATATCATCCGGGCATGCCGCCAATACGTCCGGGAAGCGAAACCGCTCCCTCTCTCCTTGAAAGGAGGCGGTTCAGGCTCGGCTATCGGCAACTGGACTCCGGCGGAAGTATCCACGGAATGGAAATGGGTGGCCTGGCCCGTCTCTCCGGATGACCTGAAAAACCTCCGGGGCGTCCGGTTCACGTACACGTCAGGACGGCATGCCCTGGAAATAGAGCAGGTGGAATTAGTGGGCGACGGCAGGATGATAGACGGCCGCCGTCACGCCGGACTGGCAGGAAAACCGTCCCGGGAGAATTGTTACCAACTCTCCCTGCCTGAAGGCGTCCACGCCAACAACGGACTGCTCATCAGGGCCAAAGTAAGAACCGTGGGAGGGAATGATTCCCGCGGAAAAATAGAGCTTTTGAAAAAGAATGGCTGA
- a CDS encoding rhodanese-like domain-containing protein, with product MKRMRNVVPYVVMVTGLTAVFVWAKWKQAEGREVRAVSVVSPAPAADGIMLIDVRTPEEFHARHRDGAVNIPVDEVETLAPQLVPDKNTLLLLYCRTGKRADRAMEILKKMGYSRVENLHRLDM from the coding sequence ATGAAAAGGATGAGAAACGTCGTGCCCTACGTGGTGATGGTGACCGGATTGACCGCCGTATTCGTGTGGGCCAAATGGAAGCAGGCGGAGGGACGCGAGGTCCGGGCCGTGTCCGTCGTGTCTCCCGCTCCGGCGGCGGACGGGATCATGCTGATCGATGTCCGGACTCCGGAGGAATTCCATGCCAGACACAGGGACGGCGCAGTGAATATTCCTGTGGATGAAGTAGAGACGCTGGCCCCGCAATTGGTGCCGGATAAGAATACTCTGCTTCTTTTGTACTGCCGTACGGGCAAGCGTGCGGACCGCGCCATGGAAATCCTGAAAAAGATGGGTTACAGCAGGGTGGAAAATTTGCACCGCCTGGATATGTAG
- a CDS encoding fumarylacetoacetate hydrolase family protein, which yields MIVCLFRESKPYAGNLRAPSFQADDRACLCQPAVACYSDEVKIRFYLNDQAERTMALWSESRQAYLVADSVLKEVEACICGDTDSTGEEMKRIAEFLDNPAAKAADRDWMIDTALPCSPSKLVCLGKSYADHAREFDGASVEEPAIFLKSTSAITSCCDVVLYPPGCDKLDYEIELAVVIRDVLKNATPQEAARAISGYTLMCDYSERANQLEHGGQWTKGKSYDSFAPVGPTFISAEELGDGSGVPLELKVNGEIRQQGNTDGLIWPVPELVAYVSRFMTLWPGDVLSTGTPGGVGMGMKPPRYLKPGDVVEWGSPAFGYASQAVVIDDEA from the coding sequence ATGATAGTATGCCTGTTCCGTGAAAGCAAGCCCTACGCGGGTAATCTCCGGGCGCCCTCGTTTCAGGCGGATGACAGGGCGTGCCTTTGTCAGCCTGCGGTCGCCTGCTATAGTGATGAGGTGAAAATCAGGTTTTATCTTAATGACCAGGCGGAGCGAACCATGGCTCTGTGGAGCGAATCCCGTCAGGCTTATCTGGTGGCGGATTCCGTGCTGAAGGAAGTGGAAGCCTGCATTTGCGGGGATACCGATTCCACAGGGGAGGAAATGAAGCGGATAGCGGAGTTTTTGGACAATCCGGCCGCCAAGGCCGCCGACCGGGACTGGATGATTGATACGGCGCTTCCCTGTTCCCCGTCCAAGCTGGTGTGCCTGGGCAAGAGCTATGCCGACCACGCTAGGGAATTTGACGGCGCCTCCGTGGAGGAGCCCGCCATTTTCCTGAAATCCACTTCCGCCATCACTTCCTGCTGTGACGTGGTTCTGTACCCTCCCGGCTGCGACAAGCTGGATTATGAAATAGAGCTTGCCGTCGTCATCCGGGATGTGTTGAAGAACGCCACTCCGCAAGAGGCAGCCCGCGCCATCAGCGGCTATACCCTGATGTGCGATTATTCCGAGCGGGCCAACCAGCTTGAGCACGGCGGCCAGTGGACCAAGGGGAAGAGCTACGACAGCTTTGCTCCGGTGGGTCCTACCTTTATTTCCGCGGAGGAACTGGGCGACGGCTCCGGAGTACCCCTGGAATTGAAGGTAAACGGGGAAATCCGCCAGCAGGGCAATACGGACGGGCTGATCTGGCCCGTGCCGGAACTGGTCGCGTACGTCTCCCGGTTCATGACGCTGTGGCCCGGCGACGTTCTTTCCACCGGCACGCCGGGCGGCGTGGGGATGGGAATGAAGCCTCCCCGCTATTTGAAGCCGGGGGACGTAGTGGAGTGGGGCAGCCCCGCCTTCGGCTATGCGTCCCAGGCCGTGGTTATTGACGATGAAGCGTGA
- a CDS encoding GatB/YqeY domain-containing protein, whose translation MSKISDQIMDGMKTAMKAKDSVTLNTLRALKTAMTNAAIAKGGLGTELDEAEELAAVRKQIKQREDSAQQFRSAGRHELADKEEAEITVLKQFMPAELGREEVEAILETAMQETGASGKKDMGRVMKLMQERTAGRFNGKELAQMVSARLS comes from the coding sequence ATGAGCAAGATTTCAGACCAAATCATGGACGGCATGAAAACCGCCATGAAAGCCAAGGACAGCGTCACCCTCAACACGTTGCGCGCCCTCAAGACGGCCATGACGAATGCCGCCATCGCCAAGGGAGGCCTGGGCACGGAACTGGACGAAGCGGAGGAACTGGCCGCAGTCCGCAAGCAGATCAAGCAGCGCGAGGACTCCGCGCAGCAGTTCCGCTCCGCCGGACGCCATGAACTGGCCGACAAGGAGGAAGCGGAAATCACCGTACTCAAGCAATTCATGCCTGCGGAACTCGGCAGGGAGGAAGTGGAAGCCATCCTGGAAACCGCTATGCAGGAAACCGGGGCCTCCGGCAAAAAGGACATGGGCCGGGTCATGAAGCTCATGCAGGAACGTACCGCGGGCAGGTTCAACGGCAAGGAACTGGCCCAAATGGTATCCGCCAGACTGTCATGA
- a CDS encoding universal stress protein, producing the protein MKNILVAIDFSNATDAVIHQIGKLACPNDSIVHLLHIVEPSICYEVSGVLPDEVPVPVMDQTEENEVMTIAKNHLKKTAEKLSRLTDATIIQAVEDEFEISEAVINYAEKHNIDMIVVGKHNHGFLSTVFLGSVASSVMRKSPVPVLVVPVTKEED; encoded by the coding sequence ATGAAGAATATTCTGGTCGCCATCGATTTTTCCAACGCTACGGATGCCGTCATTCACCAGATCGGCAAACTGGCCTGTCCCAACGACAGCATCGTCCACCTGCTCCACATCGTGGAACCCAGCATCTGTTATGAAGTCTCCGGCGTTCTCCCGGATGAAGTCCCCGTTCCGGTCATGGACCAGACGGAGGAAAACGAAGTCATGACCATTGCCAAAAACCATCTGAAGAAAACGGCGGAAAAGCTCTCCCGGCTGACGGACGCCACCATCATCCAGGCGGTGGAGGACGAATTTGAAATCAGTGAGGCCGTCATCAACTACGCCGAAAAACACAACATAGACATGATTGTGGTAGGCAAGCACAACCACGGCTTCCTCTCCACGGTCTTCCTTGGCAGCGTAGCCAGTTCCGTGATGCGCAAATCACCCGTGCCCGTGCTGGTGGTTCCCGTCACCAAGGAAGAGGATTAG
- a CDS encoding TIGR00282 family metallophosphoesterase: MITILFIGDVVGEPGRTALKHALPGLREAHGADFVVVNGENAAAGRGITPRLAQELLQAGVDVITTGDHVWDQVELAPWLNTEPRVLRPVNYPEGTPGHGSVVKETPKGKVAVMQVQGRSFIQPPLENPFLISEKEAQRLRNEEHVRVILVDMHAETTSEKISTGYNLDGLVSAVIGTHTHVQTADETILEHGTAYLTDAGMCGPAVGVLGRELEPILKRFRTSMPAKFPVAGWPVRLCGAVIRVDEETGKALNITRISQIVEKPAS, translated from the coding sequence ATGATAACCATACTATTTATAGGCGATGTGGTGGGAGAACCCGGACGCACCGCCTTGAAGCATGCGCTCCCCGGGCTCAGGGAAGCGCACGGGGCGGACTTTGTCGTGGTCAACGGGGAAAACGCCGCCGCCGGGCGCGGCATCACGCCCAGGCTGGCGCAGGAGCTGCTCCAGGCCGGAGTGGACGTCATCACCACCGGAGACCATGTCTGGGACCAGGTGGAACTGGCTCCGTGGCTGAACACCGAACCGCGCGTGCTGCGCCCAGTCAACTACCCCGAAGGCACGCCGGGACACGGCAGCGTCGTGAAGGAAACGCCCAAGGGAAAAGTGGCGGTCATGCAGGTCCAGGGGCGCTCCTTCATCCAGCCGCCGCTGGAAAACCCTTTCCTGATCTCGGAAAAAGAGGCCCAAAGGCTGAGAAACGAAGAACATGTCCGGGTAATCCTGGTGGACATGCATGCGGAAACCACCAGTGAAAAAATCTCCACCGGGTACAATCTGGACGGCTTGGTTTCCGCCGTCATCGGAACCCATACCCACGTGCAGACGGCGGACGAAACCATCCTGGAACACGGAACGGCCTACCTGACGGACGCCGGCATGTGCGGTCCCGCCGTCGGCGTGCTGGGACGGGAGCTGGAACCCATCCTCAAGCGGTTCCGCACCTCCATGCCTGCCAAATTCCCCGTAGCCGGCTGGCCCGTGCGCCTTTGCGGCGCGGTCATCCGCGTGGATGAGGAAACCGGGAAAGCCCTGAACATCACCCGCATCAGCCAAATCGTGGAAAAACCGGCCTCCTGA
- a CDS encoding SMP-30/gluconolactonase/LRE family protein — translation MKIPFLLLCLACGAMAAPSAKKQPDAAKPLPPLEKATISIDGHPESVAADDQGNIYFTSIGAKLTPTEEDKDGYLGVIPYGSTEPKKITDVDTLNAPKGLLYKDGFLYCTDISMVYKIDAKTGAIEGYVDLSPSRMKFLNDLAFINGRLMVSSTDTDQIFYVDTESKSYGELVTKQPIHKPNGLAWDPERKVIYVCEYATDEKGKPSGRLLSVNPISREVTELSRERGQYDGLAYRDGALYYSDWSQDKKPEAIRRLDLKTGRSAPVATGPIEGTADFILYGPMIVAPGMTEKKIHIMPIGGKK, via the coding sequence ATGAAAATACCATTTCTCTTGTTGTGCCTGGCCTGCGGCGCCATGGCCGCGCCTTCCGCCAAAAAACAGCCGGACGCCGCCAAGCCGCTCCCGCCCCTGGAAAAAGCGACCATCTCCATTGACGGCCATCCCGAAAGTGTGGCCGCGGACGACCAGGGCAACATCTACTTCACCTCCATCGGAGCCAAACTTACGCCCACGGAAGAGGACAAGGACGGCTATCTGGGTGTCATTCCCTACGGTTCCACGGAGCCTAAAAAGATCACGGACGTGGACACCCTGAACGCTCCCAAGGGGCTTCTGTACAAGGACGGCTTCCTGTACTGCACGGACATCAGCATGGTTTACAAGATAGACGCCAAAACCGGTGCCATAGAAGGGTACGTGGACTTGTCCCCCTCCCGCATGAAATTCCTCAATGACCTGGCCTTCATCAACGGCAGGCTCATGGTCTCCTCCACGGACACGGACCAGATATTTTACGTGGATACGGAATCCAAATCCTACGGGGAGCTGGTGACCAAACAGCCCATCCACAAGCCGAACGGCCTGGCCTGGGACCCGGAAAGAAAAGTCATCTACGTCTGCGAATACGCCACAGATGAAAAAGGCAAGCCCAGCGGAAGGCTCCTTTCCGTAAACCCCATTTCCCGCGAGGTAACGGAACTCTCCAGGGAACGGGGACAGTACGACGGCCTGGCCTACCGCGACGGCGCGCTCTACTACAGCGACTGGTCCCAGGACAAAAAGCCGGAAGCCATACGCAGGCTGGACCTGAAGACGGGCCGTTCCGCCCCCGTAGCCACCGGCCCCATTGAAGGGACGGCGGACTTCATCCTGTACGGTCCCATGATCGTGGCACCGGGCATGACTGAAAAGAAAATCCACATCATGCCCATTGGTGGGAAAAAATAA
- the trpS gene encoding tryptophan--tRNA ligase produces MRIITGLQPSGKLHIGNYFGAMEPAVRMQDRGESYYFLADYHAMSTVHDADTLRENCKNLATDFLAVGLDPEKCVFFRQSSVPEVNELAWILSTVCPVGLLERCHSYKDKIAKGFSPSNALFTYPVLMAADILMYDSDLVPVGKDQKQHLEVTRDLAGKMNEQFGEGTCKLPDALIAESTAIVPGLDGQKMSKSYNNTLPIFGEEKATRKLIMRIPTDSTPVEEPKPTENSIILQLYKLFASAEGYEDMIRDFRNGGCGYGDFKKRLFDAYWEYFRAARKRRAELEASQDYVHQVLENGARKARGTASVVLDRVRRTVGLI; encoded by the coding sequence ATGCGTATCATTACAGGACTTCAACCCAGCGGCAAACTGCACATCGGCAACTACTTCGGAGCCATGGAACCTGCCGTCCGCATGCAGGACCGCGGAGAATCCTACTACTTTCTGGCGGATTACCACGCCATGAGCACCGTACACGACGCGGACACCCTGCGCGAAAACTGCAAAAATCTGGCGACGGACTTCCTGGCGGTGGGGCTGGACCCGGAAAAATGCGTCTTCTTCCGCCAATCTTCCGTGCCGGAAGTCAATGAACTGGCCTGGATACTCAGCACCGTATGCCCCGTAGGACTGCTGGAGCGCTGTCACTCCTACAAGGACAAGATCGCCAAAGGCTTTTCCCCCAGCAACGCCCTCTTTACCTATCCCGTGCTGATGGCCGCGGACATCCTGATGTATGACTCCGACCTGGTGCCCGTAGGCAAGGACCAGAAACAGCATCTGGAAGTCACCCGCGACCTGGCCGGCAAAATGAACGAGCAATTCGGGGAAGGAACCTGCAAGCTGCCGGACGCTCTCATTGCGGAAAGCACCGCCATCGTCCCCGGGCTGGACGGTCAGAAAATGAGCAAAAGCTACAACAACACGCTCCCCATCTTCGGGGAGGAAAAAGCCACCCGCAAGCTCATCATGAGGATTCCCACGGACTCCACCCCTGTGGAAGAACCGAAGCCGACGGAAAACTCCATCATCCTCCAGCTCTACAAGCTCTTCGCCTCCGCGGAAGGCTATGAAGACATGATCCGCGACTTCCGGAACGGAGGCTGCGGCTACGGCGACTTCAAAAAACGCCTCTTTGACGCCTACTGGGAATACTTCCGCGCCGCGCGGAAACGCCGGGCGGAGCTGGAAGCCAGCCAGGACTACGTGCACCAGGTGCTGGAAAATGGCGCAAGGAAGGCGCGGGGAACGGCCTCCGTGGTGCTGGACCGGGTGCGCCGGACCGTGGGCCTGATTTGA
- a CDS encoding 2-isopropylmalate synthase, producing the protein MSDQVYFFDTTLRDGEQCPGASMNLREKLEVARQMERLGMDVIEAGFPCISDGDFEAVHTIATEIKKCRIAGLARCVKADIEAAARALEPAGDRARIHIFLATSKLHMQFKLKKAETEILRMAAEGVSCARQFVQDVEFSPEDASRTDLDFLTKVVETVIDAGATTVNIPDTVGYTTPDEFYRIIRHLKENVPNIDKAVISVHCHNDLGLAVANSLAAIRAGARQVEGTINGIGERAGNVALEEVIMALRTRSDQFGSVKDNINIKEIVRTSRIVARMSGMQVQRSKAIVGENAFAHSSGIHQHGILNCRETYEVMDPQAVGWGSTELPLTKHSGRAAVKARLEQLGHVLTEEEVNTVFERFKKVGDSKKFVYDDDLSAIVDDSLHASSGLWELDFLQFVAGSHARPTATVGLVKEGKKFEDSSTGNGAVDAVIKAIERITKRKGTLKGYSVNAASEGKDALGEVTVHVDFGLPKPVVGKGASTDVIEASARAYLNAVNRFIRMENMPRPADADKGAI; encoded by the coding sequence ATGTCCGACCAAGTATATTTTTTTGACACCACCCTTCGCGATGGAGAACAATGCCCCGGAGCTTCCATGAACCTCCGTGAAAAATTGGAAGTGGCCCGTCAAATGGAACGACTCGGAATGGATGTCATTGAAGCGGGGTTTCCCTGCATCTCCGACGGAGACTTTGAGGCGGTGCATACCATCGCCACGGAAATCAAGAAATGCCGCATCGCCGGGCTGGCCCGCTGCGTCAAGGCGGACATTGAAGCGGCGGCCAGAGCCCTGGAACCGGCAGGCGACCGCGCGCGCATCCACATCTTCCTGGCCACCAGCAAGCTGCACATGCAATTCAAGCTGAAGAAGGCGGAAACGGAAATCCTGCGCATGGCGGCGGAAGGCGTGTCCTGCGCCAGGCAATTCGTCCAGGACGTGGAATTTTCCCCGGAAGACGCCTCCCGCACGGACCTGGACTTCCTGACCAAGGTCGTGGAAACCGTCATCGACGCCGGAGCCACTACCGTCAACATTCCGGACACCGTCGGCTACACAACGCCCGACGAATTTTACCGCATCATCCGCCACTTGAAGGAAAACGTGCCGAACATCGACAAGGCCGTCATTTCCGTGCATTGCCACAACGACCTGGGGCTGGCCGTAGCCAACTCCCTGGCCGCCATCCGCGCCGGGGCCCGGCAGGTGGAAGGCACCATCAACGGCATTGGCGAACGCGCCGGAAACGTGGCGCTGGAAGAAGTCATCATGGCTCTGCGCACCCGTTCCGACCAGTTCGGCAGCGTCAAGGACAACATCAACATCAAGGAAATCGTCCGCACTTCCCGCATTGTGGCGCGCATGAGCGGCATGCAGGTGCAGCGCTCCAAGGCCATCGTGGGGGAAAACGCCTTCGCCCATTCCTCCGGCATCCACCAGCACGGCATCCTTAACTGCCGGGAAACCTACGAAGTCATGGACCCGCAGGCTGTCGGCTGGGGTTCCACGGAACTTCCGCTGACCAAGCACTCCGGACGCGCCGCCGTCAAGGCCAGGCTGGAGCAGCTGGGCCACGTACTGACGGAAGAGGAAGTCAACACCGTCTTTGAGCGTTTCAAAAAAGTAGGCGACTCCAAAAAATTCGTCTATGACGACGACCTTTCCGCGATTGTGGATGACTCCCTGCACGCTTCCTCCGGCCTCTGGGAACTGGACTTCCTGCAATTCGTGGCAGGCAGCCACGCCCGCCCCACGGCTACGGTCGGCCTGGTCAAGGAAGGGAAAAAGTTTGAAGACAGCTCCACGGGTAACGGAGCGGTGGACGCCGTCATCAAGGCCATTGAGCGCATCACCAAGCGCAAAGGCACCCTGAAGGGCTACAGCGTCAACGCCGCTTCCGAAGGCAAGGACGCCCTGGGAGAAGTCACGGTGCATGTGGACTTCGGCCTACCCAAGCCCGTTGTGGGCAAGGGTGCGTCCACGGACGTCATCGAAGCCTCCGCCCGCGCCTATCTGAATGCGGTCAACCGCTTCATTCGCATGGAAAACATGCCCCGGCCCGCAGATGCGGACAAGGGAGCCATCTGA
- the ispD gene encoding 2-C-methyl-D-erythritol 4-phosphate cytidylyltransferase: protein MSCCAAIIVAAGSSRRAGFDKLLAPLHGVRVLERSIRAFANCREVSEIVVVCPEERFHAIDAADLEAGIPITRVDGGAERHESVQNGLAALLYTPELVAVHDGARPLITVEQISRCIQTARECGAAASARPVTDTLKRADSERFTLPEQVNREGLWCMETPQVFQYSLLLDAYVEVSERDIRVTDEVTALQLIGHPTRLVHNHEPNPKITWPEDISHAEMLLELTHRRNDS from the coding sequence ATGAGCTGCTGCGCCGCCATCATTGTGGCGGCCGGGTCTTCCCGGCGCGCCGGATTTGACAAGCTGCTGGCCCCACTGCACGGGGTCCGCGTACTGGAACGCAGCATCCGCGCCTTTGCCAACTGCCGTGAAGTCTCGGAAATCGTCGTGGTCTGCCCGGAAGAACGCTTCCATGCCATTGACGCCGCAGACCTGGAAGCGGGCATTCCCATCACCCGCGTGGACGGAGGGGCGGAACGCCATGAATCCGTGCAGAACGGACTGGCCGCCCTGCTTTACACACCGGAGCTGGTGGCCGTGCACGACGGTGCGCGCCCCCTCATCACCGTCGAGCAAATCTCCCGCTGCATCCAGACAGCCAGGGAATGTGGAGCGGCAGCCTCCGCCCGCCCCGTCACGGACACGCTGAAAAGAGCGGACTCCGAACGTTTCACGCTGCCCGAACAGGTAAACAGGGAAGGCCTCTGGTGCATGGAAACTCCACAGGTATTCCAATACTCCCTGTTGCTGGACGCCTATGTGGAAGTCTCCGAACGGGACATCCGGGTGACGGACGAAGTCACTGCCCTCCAGCTCATCGGACATCCCACGCGCCTGGTGCACAACCATGAGCCCAACCCTAAAATCACCTGGCCGGAAGACATCTCGCACGCTGAAATGCTGCTGGAACTCACACACCGCCGCAATGACTCATGA
- a CDS encoding NAD-dependent epimerase/dehydratase family protein, with amino-acid sequence MTSLLCTEPRTILILGTGYLGRALAERLREAGHIPLTADIDPQQAIYEADMTDSASMHRLAARIPEPCLIVMCASTRGGGTEAYRNLYTRGAENTLEAFPGKPVIFCSSTSVYGITDGRWVTEEHNVYPTTEKRRLLLQAEQAVLAAKGTVVRLAALYGPGRCILVSDYCAKGAALPGNMDRWMNYIHRDDAVSALFLLCTLRHPPRGIYNAADRTPMQLSEIYAYLSGLLGIPAPPPSPPRSGGRRGDTSQRVSCARLLSLGWEPLYPSFADGVHNVLEALEE; translated from the coding sequence ATGACCAGCCTGCTATGTACAGAACCGCGCACGATCCTCATCCTGGGCACGGGTTATCTGGGCCGGGCCCTGGCCGAACGCCTGCGGGAAGCCGGGCACATTCCCCTCACAGCGGACATTGACCCTCAGCAGGCCATCTATGAAGCGGACATGACGGACTCCGCCTCCATGCACAGGCTGGCGGCGCGGATTCCGGAACCGTGCCTCATCGTCATGTGCGCCAGCACGCGGGGAGGCGGAACGGAAGCCTACCGCAACCTGTATACCCGGGGGGCGGAAAACACGCTGGAAGCATTCCCCGGAAAACCGGTTATCTTCTGCTCAAGCACTTCCGTGTACGGCATTACGGACGGACGCTGGGTGACGGAGGAGCACAACGTCTACCCCACCACGGAAAAAAGGCGTCTTCTTCTCCAGGCGGAACAGGCCGTTCTGGCCGCCAAGGGAACCGTCGTACGTCTGGCGGCCCTCTACGGACCGGGACGCTGCATCCTGGTCTCCGACTATTGCGCCAAGGGAGCCGCGCTGCCCGGCAACATGGACAGATGGATGAACTACATCCACAGGGACGACGCCGTTTCCGCCCTGTTCCTGCTGTGCACGCTCCGCCACCCGCCCCGCGGCATCTACAATGCAGCGGACCGCACACCCATGCAGCTGAGTGAAATCTACGCCTACCTCTCCGGGCTGCTCGGCATTCCGGCCCCACCTCCGTCCCCGCCGCGTTCCGGAGGCCGCCGCGGAGACACCAGCCAGCGCGTCTCCTGCGCCCGCCTTCTGTCCCTGGGCTGGGAACCGCTCTACCCAAGTTTTGCGGACGGCGTGCACAACGTTCTGGAAGCGCTGGAAGAATAA